actccCCCACGATgacgcccctcccccacctgttCACCCACCCATCAGGCTAAGGGTAACAGCCGCTGCATGCCATtccccaaaaacacactcaaAGCTTTTAGCTTGTAACGTTTCTGCATCGGCAGAGTTCCTtatctgtgtgtatctgcaaCCTACATTCTCAGAAATTAAGGTACAGTGGAGGTACATTTGTCTTTCGGAAGcaaatttcagttcaattttatgTACATATGCGGTGCCACCCTAGTGAAAAGCATTTGTACGTTTATAGCCtctttttcatgcattttttcccGAGagtttataaatgtgtgtgctaTCTCTGTAAAACCCATTTATCCTAACATGCTTTTACTTAAAAGCAGACGCATCGATGTGTCCTCCTTGGGGCTATAAATACATGTGCAGCGCAAATAATAGAAAGGGCAGAAGCTTCCACTGACCAGGCAAGACGCGGTTTAACCTCCTTAAGTGCATTAACCAGGGAGAAACAAAACGACTGCACTGGAATCACGTCTCCGTCAGACAGGAGGCCAATCTACCTGTGCTAAGAACAGCATCTTAGTAACTAAGATGGGCCAATCTACCTGTGCTAAGAACAGCATCTTAGTAAATAAGATGGGCCAATCTATCTGTTCCAAGAGcagcattttaataaataagaTGGGCTCCCATGTGACTCAGGCACTGATGGTGCTAGGCCTGGCCCGTCCACAGAGGTGCCAGACAGGCGTCCTCATCCCAGCAGGGctcaaaggtcaggggtcaggggtcatggTGGATCAGGTTGGCTATGTGTTAGCTGCACTGGCCAGAGCTGGAATTTGCCAGCTGTCTTCGTTGAAACATTCTCCTCAATGCAgaggtaatgtgtgtgtgtgtggtttttggagccaaaatggcggctgGTTCCCAGCCAAGTACATCCCGTTCTGTGGGTCCGGGTGGCACAGCAATGAATCAAGGGGCATGATTAATGATTCCGAAGGAAAAGTATGGGGGGAAGAAAccggcaaaaaaataaaaggaaatgttcTGTGTCTGTAAGGCAAGCCATTCTCTTCTCAATATTTTCGCCATAgcgtactgtatatataaacctgctggtgtgtgtttttattgtatacACCTGTGTGATGTACACCTGGACGATACCTGCGcctgttttttctctttgcagaaagtgagtgagaaggtgggtggagctgagggaACGAAGCTGGATGAGGAGTTCATAGACATGGAAAAGGCAAATATCCCATTTTAATATGGCACCCCATTGCAACGGCATGCATGAAACACCACATCTCCCAATGGCCCTTATAGTACTCCATTACAAAACACCAGTATGTACCAGACATCAGTGATTCCTTCAGAAGCTCTTTCTTCTTAACTCAAACCGTTTTATTAAAGATTTTCTGAGGGAACGGCAAATAaactactgtatatattttaatatttactcACTTAAGAACTGCTTTATGTCCTGGTATTTCCCCACTTAATAATGTCTGTAAATCCTGGTATTTCCCCTTTATATCCTGATAATTTAAAACCATCTTTGTGTATGTTCTTCTcagtctcttcctctcttttatttttttggttgtaGAAAGTAGACACCACCAGCAGGGCAATCTTAGACATTATGACCAAGACAACAGAGTACCTGCAGCCTAATCCAGGTGAGCGGTCCCGAACAGCCCACCTTCGGCTCCTGGGGGGAGGAGTTAGCTCATCATATGTGGGCGTGGCTTTAAATGTCTCATGCCACTCTCAGGATTTCCTTTCACGCTAATGGTAAAATATGGGATAATTTTCTATATggataaaatgcaaatgcaattcTGTGTGATACAAGAGAAATATTGGACTATTCATGTCTGTGCTGGAGTGTCAGCCTATTGCTACTGCacataaatatttgcatttaatggtTTTGCAAAATGAATATTAGTCTGTGTCCTCTTGATAACACTGCCACCTCATTGGTTGAGGCTTTGACCAGGGAGGCTGTGaatgatggggggtggggggatgtgtgggggggggggggggggggtgtgtgcaggaGCTCAAGCCCAGCCCATAGGCAAGCTCGCCTACCTCTCTCTGTAAGCCAGCGATTTGGGTGTCTTGTTTCCCCGGCAGCGACCCGGGCGAAGATGAGCATGATGAACTCCATGTCGAAGATCCGGGGGCAGGACAAGGGCCCGGGGTACACGCAGGCCGAGACCCTGCTGGGGGAGACCATGCAGAAATACGGCCGGGAGCTGGGAGAGGAGTCCAATTTCGGtaaaaaacccaaaacccagaccccccccccccccccctcccccgcgtGACTCCACGCGCCCAGTCAGGGGTGCGGCACGACATTCTGGGCCCTGTGCGTacgcagtctctgtgggccccttTAAAACTATAGACCAAAAGCAGACTTTTTGGTCCAGGTTAAAAACAAAGTCTTATGTGAATTGtatgggtcaaaggtcaagagattcaaaaacatcaaaatggCATCCAATCAgtaggacacacagacagaaggacaCATTTCAAGCttagaaatgtgtttatttagaTACGTTATCAGTGTACGCACGGTAGTATTAAAATGTAGATTTCTGTGCTTTGCGGTAGTTATATCGCATTCGGTCATGTGACACGCCTGTGTTCGTGCGTCTCAGGCATTGCTCTGATCGACGCCGGGGAGGCCATGCGCGAGCTAGGAGAGGTGAAGGACGCTCTGGACATGGAGGTGAAGCAGAACTTCATAGATCCGCTTCAGATCCTGCACGACAAAGACCTCAAGGAGATCCAGGTACTGGGACCGTGTATCACACACCCGATTCTGTATTTATACATcatacatgcacaaaaatgcataaTAACAGTTATGTATTATGTGTGGTAATAtacatattattaaataaaataataacattatggCCTCTGTTTTGCCAGAGAAAACAAGGAGATAGGATATGTACCTTGGAAGCATATCAATGAAGCATTAGCAGGAGTATTATCAGTGGTGTTATCTGTCAGACCTACGCTTGTATGTGCTTTTCGGTTGGTATGCTTTAAGCAGTCCTCTGGCAGCAGTTACTGTTGTCgatctgtcagtctgtctcctCTGTACATGCGTCTGTCTCAGGCCTACTGAGACCAGCAGTTTCCACATCTCTCCTTTATTTAGGAGAGAGAAATGTTTTGGGTTTAGTGTCGGTCGCTCAGCCCTGCGGCTTTCGGGGGCTAACGTCCGACGTCTGATCTTCCAGCACCACCTGAAAAAACTGGAGGGGCGGCGCTTGGATTTCGACTACAAGAAGAAGAGGCAGGGCAAGGTGCAGGACGACGAGATCAAGCAAGCCCTGGACAAGTTCGACGATTCCAAGGAGGTCGCGGAACTGAGCATGTTCAACCTCCTGGAGAGTGATGTAAGGACTGACCAGCCTCTGTTTttgctgggaaaaaaacaatcttcTCCTGGCTAACCACCTGATGTAGACCGGcgcctgtgtgtgaaatgtcaaGGTTGCCATTAAATGTTGTGTtgagtgttgtgtgttgtgtctggTGTTaagtgttccttttttttttctgattatcaGTTGCGTTCCATTCTCTTCTGAAACCATGGCAACTGTTGTGCACCAGTTTCTCCTTGAATTGATTTGAAGGGCCTGACATCACCGGTCATTACAGACAAAACCTTGTCAGGCTGTTTCTCCAAGTAGTCTTTATTACGTGACGCCTTGTTGTTATTGGTAAATTTAGGGCTGTACCTTACAGAAAAATGTCTGAGAGCTCATCTCccgcttatttttaaaaaatccagagCGGTTTGTTTACACGTTTACGTAACAGCCGTTCCTATGCAACCGCCGTGTTCCAGCAGATCGAGCAGGTGTGCCAGCTGGCCGCCCTGGCCAAGGCACAGCTGGAGTACCACAGGCAGGCGACGGACATCATGCAGCAGCTCTCCAGCAAAAtggaggagaggtgaggggagcgTCCCGGCAGGATGGGGGtacggggcgggggcgggggcgggggcgggggtgggggtgggggtgggggcaaatTGCAGCATTAAGAATTTCTTCGCCTGCGGTCGGGGAGTGACTTCGCGGCGACAAACAACACTAATGTTGTACACAGAGGGACGAATATATCTGCCCTGTTCATAAGCTAACTTAACGTAAcgcagcaataataataataatatgcggcagtgtagtataatgggtaaggaactggtcatAGGATCGATTctcaggtgggacactgccgttgtacccttgggcagggtacttaacctgcatcgcttcagtatctatccagctgtataaatggatgcaatgtaaatgctgtgtaaaatgctgataaatgcctgtaatgtaataataataataataataataatgctaaaaGCCATTCACTCTTGTCTTGTAGGATAAGGGAGGCCTCCAACAAGCCCAGGAAGGAGTTCGCTCCGAAGCCCCGTACGTCTCTGGACTTCACCCCCACCGAGAACCACAACGGGGGCGTGGCGCACACAGCCGCCGCCAGGAGGTCTCCAGGTACGGCCGAGCCCGATTCGCTGAGAGAGCGTCCCAACGCACGCATGAGGTCCCAGCCTCTGACCAGCTGGTCGCTCGCGGTTACACTGCGGCGTTCCCTAGTGATGTCACACATCGGTGTTTAGTGTGATGCAAATGTGAAATCACAAACAAATCCAACAGTGCAAACAGATGATCTGTAAAATCATTAACAGATTCAACAGTATAAATGCTGATTTGAGTGTTCTAATATCTgctgcataataataatgataataataattattattatcattattattttatcatgcagtgaaatatatttgggaatatacatttaaaattattatttaatgtattattaattcTCATAAAGTGGAGTAAGACAAAGGCTTAATGCTGACTGTTAGTTTTGAGTAAATCAAGCagaatttacagtaaatattgtttttaaaaaaaatactacccTCGCATTTCTATTACCGGTTCTATTTTCTGTTAGTCATCACATTTTCTGACTTTTCGCCTGTCGCCCTTGTTCCCCCGCCAGCCCCGATGGACCAGCCCTGTTGCCGGGCCCTGTACGACTTCGATCCCGAGAACGAGGGAGAGCTGGGCTTCAAGGAGGGCGACGTCATCACCCTGACCAATAAGATCGACGAAAACTGGTACGAGGGCATGCTTCACGGCCAATCGGGCTTCTTCCCCGTCAACTACGTGGATATCCTGGTGGCGCTGCCTCACTAGACTCTCCCGGCCACTGCTTCCACTGCTTCTATTGGTCTGCCCGTAGCCATGACGACGACCATGGATAACAAACGGCCACAGCATGACAGACTGCCTACCACCACCAATCAGAatattataaacataaaactgctaaaaaagatgctaatggaaaaaaaaaaagatgttttatcTTCTTGCGTAAGAAGGTGAGAAAACTTGTGCGGTTTTTCCCCTGCTTCTCCCTGCTCTGAGTGTTAAATTGCTTGTGTCTTCAGTTATAAATGCAGGTGAACTTCGTAAACCTTTCTGTATGCTCAAAACAATTCCACTGTGTTGTTTTATCCTTATAtcttgcgttttttttttgggctttaGACCACGGTTAATGTAATCACAGGATTATCCTTTTCTTAGAAAATACACGAGGCATGACCAAAATTGGTagtttaaagcaaataaaacttGTACGCTATCCTGAGTTTAAAagaataacataaaaaataaataaaaaacactaaaacttttgaaaaatgaaaaagtacgACACCTAAAGCAAAATTGCTTGCCTCCATAAGATTTGAAGGTGGAAGTACCCATCATTGCTCTTTGTTAATTATCCtcacaatgttttatttattttttaaatgacatcacATTGACATTAAAATGGCACTGTGCCAGCACTGAAATACATAAAAGCATAAATATGGGACTGGGTCTGTTGTGAGGACAGCCATTCTGTCCCCTACTCTGGCTATATGACTACATAGTGAGATTGACATGTGTCAGGACAAATCAATGCAGTACAGATTTCATGGCAATACATAATCATATGTGTCTGTATTGCGTACATACATGTATGGGCCGGTCAGTGataaatgataatgaatattaatatttaagcGAAGGAAACAGACGTAAAATATATTACTGTTTAAGTCATACTGAATAAAAGCATTACTGTGACAAAAACTATTTACTGTCTTTGAACATGCGgtggaaatatttgtgaaacTGATCTGTGTACTGTGctataataatacaaatgtgtttttattgaagTGGCTGTAATCGCTGCAGTTAAGGATGCAATGGTTTTGTTGCACTAGATTATTTGTTGAGATATCTCTTCAATCCAATCCTATTTTTCAACAGAATAGCTGCCTACACTGTAGAATGGGACAAGATATAGCTAACGATGGACAAAAAATTACGGAATGAAAATAGGTCTACACTTATATTTTTCTTCGCAGATTACGACCCTGGGAAACTCCAGACCTCAAAATGTACCCTTAAACTTCTAATCATCcagtgacttttttttgcattacataATTCATGCAAAAAAGGCCCATGCATTACTAATATTTTTACGGTAATATTTGTATCACGGCTGctcagtcctgttcctggagatctgccatcctgtaggtcttcatttcaaccctaatttggcacacctgactctactaattagcagcacgATGAGAACTCaatctgttgaatgaggtgtccTTTGTTCGAAATGTagttaaaacctacaggaccgtagatctccaggaacagggttgggcagccccatCTTATGTGATCGCTTTCAAATCAAAGGGATAGCCCAATCTCTTTGTTATAATGACAAACTTTGCAatgcagtgccaccattgtagAAAGACAGTTAAAGAGGGCTCTGGTGtgtgatgtttatttaaattgctATCTGTTTAATCAGGCAAAACACAGCAGACTGAGCTGTTTACAATGGCTGGCCACCCTGTAAACTACATACATCACTGACCACGTTTACAGGCCACACCCTTGAACATATTATTGCCAGTTGTAATCACTGACCTTGTCATTGACTAGGCCACTGACAATGTAACTGACCACATTACAGCCTGTGTCACTGACATTGTTACTAATTAGGGTACCGCCCACTAAAGAGGAGGGGCCTTTATCCAGAACACAGCATAAAGGCAGGGCCATACTTTTAACTTATTAATGTAGCATTCTGAATAGCCAGTTTTCTCATTATCGTTGTTAATTTATCCGTTTAGACGTCACTTTGGAACAGGACCAGTGGATTGGAATGAcactgttaaatttttttttttttctttaaacaaaaaaaagtggaagCACAACTTTTACTTTTAACAGTGTTTGTCGACAGAAATGATATAGCATGAGTGGGCAGCACATTGAGTTTAAAAGGCAACTTTTCCTTCAGTGTTTTGTCtccttttaattttataattattgagaaattattgtatttttgccCTCAGTGAGGACTGTAcagcattttgtgtgttttcgcCTCGAGTGTGTAGTTATGAATATATAAACAGACAATGAGAAAGGAGGAATTATGTGTTTCACACGATTGTCCTTGAATTGttcctttttcttgtttttttccccccgttgCTGCACCACATTACAAATATGTTTGATGtaataatgttatttaattaaataaataccaaCAAACTTAAAAGCTAACCTCTTTCCACACGTGTGCTTGTATGTTGCATGTTCTGGTGTGATTAGAGATGGTATATATTGTGTAAGATACATTATGGTGTGTACGAGTTCTAATTTTGTATTGAAAAAGGGATGCTTTCTATTTTAAGTCAATGATAATGAATGTACTTTTTCTATAATGAGAAACATGGTCAATATTTGCTGTAATGGTGTACAGCTAATATCATGAGATGTACATTTGTTATGGTGAAAGAGATTATGTATATTTGGGGTGATAAATTAGacaatttgttttttgagagATTTCATTATGAATGATTTATGCTTTTTAATTTCAGGCTTCACTGTTCTCTGTGCACCTTCAAGCAGTGCTCCCCAAAAATTAAACTCCTTCCTTTAGAAATCCGttttctgcaaataaattaatgcctGTGAATTTTTAACACTTATTTTCCATGTACAGCTGaataatattcaataataatgcaataaaaaaatgggGTATACAACTCCGGTCCTGAAGGGAcggtttatttttatgtttatgcttTGTTCCAAACGATTTCCCCACCTTCGTTTTCTAAACAGGCATAAATAACAATCGCTACCAGCATTAAGCAAGGCACGGGTATAAATCAGGGATAATAAAATATGGACAGGACACGCGTCATCACTTTTCTCATAGATCCCAGGAAGGAGCTTCACAGCGTGAGCTGGTTATAAGAAACcaacagtgattggtggatattCACAGGCCACACTTTTGAAGCCCTT
This region of Anguilla anguilla isolate fAngAng1 chromosome 5, fAngAng1.pri, whole genome shotgun sequence genomic DNA includes:
- the LOC118228137 gene encoding endophilin-A1-like, with protein sequence MSVAGFKKQFHKATQKVSEKVGGAEGTKLDEEFIDMEKKVDTTSRAILDIMTKTTEYLQPNPATRAKMSMMNSMSKIRGQDKGPGYTQAETLLGETMQKYGRELGEESNFGIALIDAGEAMRELGEVKDALDMEVKQNFIDPLQILHDKDLKEIQHHLKKLEGRRLDFDYKKKRQGKVQDDEIKQALDKFDDSKEVAELSMFNLLESDQIEQVCQLAALAKAQLEYHRQATDIMQQLSSKMEERIREASNKPRKEFAPKPRTSLDFTPTENHNGGVAHTAAARRSPAPMDQPCCRALYDFDPENEGELGFKEGDVITLTNKIDENWYEGMLHGQSGFFPVNYVDILVALPH